Proteins encoded in a region of the Candidatus Nitrosomarinus catalina genome:
- a CDS encoding transcriptional regulator: MDKRKGMGVLIFVLCIGGFFVYAYLLMLSEWSPIVLQLSVLMAVGGILGIIAWIGYVMATTKPTSATITSADDSST; the protein is encoded by the coding sequence ATGGATAAACGCAAGGGGATGGGAGTTCTAATTTTTGTATTGTGTATTGGTGGATTCTTTGTTTATGCATATCTACTAATGTTATCTGAATGGTCTCCAATTGTTTTACAGTTATCTGTATTGATGGCTGTTGGTGGTATTCTTGGAATTATTGCATGGATAGGGTATGTGATGGCAACAACAAAACCTACATCTGCAACAATTACATCAGCTGATGATTCATCTACTTAG
- the rimI gene encoding ribosomal protein S18-alanine N-acetyltransferase, which produces MQVILRQIGDCNIRRAAQSDLISVMEINLKTLPEHYSDYFYESLLQELPEAFLVAEINGKIVGYEMCKTEFGFSNFKKLGFVKKGHVVSIAVLDEYRKKGIGKALVEESVIGVKNRNCDEFYLEVRCSNTDAVRLYEKLGFVIRQELNAYYRDGESAYLMAVELN; this is translated from the coding sequence GTGCAAGTGATTTTGAGACAAATTGGTGATTGCAATATTCGTAGAGCCGCACAAAGCGATCTAATTTCTGTTATGGAAATTAATCTCAAAACTTTACCTGAACACTATTCTGATTATTTCTATGAATCACTACTTCAAGAATTACCTGAAGCATTTTTGGTTGCAGAAATTAATGGTAAAATTGTTGGATATGAAATGTGTAAAACTGAATTTGGTTTTTCAAATTTTAAAAAACTGGGTTTTGTAAAAAAAGGTCATGTTGTCTCTATTGCAGTACTAGATGAATATAGAAAAAAAGGAATTGGTAAAGCACTTGTTGAAGAATCTGTAATAGGTGTAAAGAATAGAAATTGTGATGAGTTTTACCTAGAAGTTAGATGTAGTAATACTGATGCTGTTCGTCTTTATGAAAAACTTGGATTTGTTATTAGACAAGAACTAAATGCATACTATCGTGATGGTGAATCTGCTTATTTGATGGCAGTTGAATTGAATTAG
- a CDS encoding ribosome biogenesis/translation initiation ATPase RLI — protein sequence MTHRVAVLDQDLCQPQKCGLECIKYCPVNKSGAECVTIHEESKKAQIDEDICNGCGICVKVCPFDAITIVNLASELATDKIHQYGTNSFRLYKLPTPRKGEVVGLLGRNGMGKSTVVNILSGKLKPNLGRYENPPEWDEIFKHYSGTELKQHFQKIEQNQIRASIKPQQIHHLAEAFDGTGNELLDKYDERGVSRELVRELGLQNSMEQSLKELSGGELQRIAVAAAASKDTEFYFFDEPSSYNDVFQRTGVARVIQGLAKIGKSVMVVEHDLTLLDFLSDYIEVLYGEPAAYGIVSNILSTKIGINVFLDGYLPNENVRFREKKFSMDVSSSSTDIFQEDTEIVNYPKLEKKFDSFSVSIEPGRVRKGEVLGIMGANALGKTTMMKMIAGVQKPDVGSVDKKIKIAYKPQYLQNDIDVEVIALLEKANGGPIEGSQEEEQILDPLKIKKLYNKSVKNLSGGELQKIAVASCLIQKVDLYALDEPSAFLDVEDRIAVAKFLQKFVRSFGKSAIIIDHDLQLMDLMSDSMIIFEGESGKAGTATSPLPKSEAMNRFLKSLDMSFRRDEKSLRPRVNKIESRLDKDQKASGNFYYKH from the coding sequence ATGACACATAGAGTTGCAGTATTGGATCAAGATCTATGTCAGCCACAAAAATGTGGCCTAGAATGTATAAAATATTGCCCAGTTAACAAATCAGGCGCAGAATGTGTAACGATTCATGAAGAATCAAAAAAGGCGCAAATTGATGAGGATATTTGTAATGGTTGCGGAATATGTGTTAAAGTATGCCCGTTTGATGCAATAACAATTGTGAATTTAGCAAGCGAATTAGCTACCGATAAAATTCATCAATATGGAACAAATTCTTTTAGATTATACAAATTACCTACTCCAAGAAAAGGAGAAGTTGTCGGGTTATTAGGCAGAAATGGAATGGGAAAAAGTACAGTTGTCAATATACTTTCAGGAAAACTAAAACCAAATCTTGGAAGGTATGAAAATCCACCAGAGTGGGATGAAATTTTTAAACATTATAGTGGAACAGAATTAAAACAACATTTTCAAAAAATTGAACAAAATCAAATTCGCGCATCAATTAAACCACAGCAAATTCATCATCTTGCAGAAGCATTTGACGGTACAGGAAATGAATTACTTGACAAATATGATGAAAGAGGAGTTTCTAGAGAATTAGTAAGAGAATTAGGATTGCAAAATTCAATGGAACAAAGTTTGAAAGAACTTAGTGGAGGGGAATTACAAAGAATTGCAGTAGCTGCTGCGGCATCAAAAGATACAGAATTTTACTTTTTTGATGAACCATCATCATACAACGATGTATTTCAAAGAACAGGTGTTGCAAGAGTAATTCAAGGATTAGCTAAAATTGGAAAAAGCGTAATGGTTGTAGAACATGATTTAACATTATTAGATTTCCTCAGTGACTATATCGAAGTATTATACGGTGAACCAGCAGCTTATGGAATTGTTTCAAATATTTTATCAACCAAAATAGGAATCAATGTTTTTCTTGACGGATATCTTCCAAATGAAAATGTTAGATTTAGGGAGAAAAAATTCTCCATGGATGTATCATCGTCTTCAACAGATATTTTTCAAGAAGATACAGAAATAGTAAATTATCCAAAATTAGAAAAGAAATTTGATTCGTTTTCAGTATCCATTGAGCCTGGAAGAGTAAGAAAAGGAGAAGTTTTGGGAATTATGGGGGCAAATGCTCTTGGAAAAACAACAATGATGAAAATGATTGCAGGTGTTCAAAAACCAGATGTAGGTTCTGTTGATAAAAAGATCAAAATTGCATACAAACCACAATATCTACAAAATGATATTGATGTTGAAGTGATTGCACTTTTAGAAAAAGCAAATGGAGGACCAATTGAGGGAAGTCAAGAAGAGGAACAAATTCTAGATCCTTTAAAAATTAAAAAATTATACAACAAATCAGTTAAAAATCTCTCAGGAGGAGAACTTCAAAAAATTGCTGTGGCATCATGTCTAATTCAAAAAGTAGATTTGTATGCATTAGATGAACCTTCAGCATTTTTAGATGTAGAAGATCGAATTGCAGTTGCAAAATTTTTGCAGAAATTTGTTCGTTCATTTGGAAAATCAGCAATAATTATTGATCACGATTTACAATTAATGGATTTGATGTCAGATTCTATGATAATTTTTGAAGGTGAATCAGGAAAAGCAGGAACTGCAACATCACCACTTCCAAAATCAGAAGCAATGAATAGATTCCTAAAATCATTAGACATGTCATTTCGAAGAGATGAAAAAAGTTTGAGACCAAGAGTAAATAAAATAGAAAGTAGATTAGACAAAGATCAAAAGGCATCAGGAAACTTTTACTACAAACATTGA
- a CDS encoding site-2 protease family protein: MVEDSQDGVISLVNSIFDVEEFTKTEFTLQFKINNSEFQTKFEDLARALENMSYVCKVVKNDEGILIEVQKFTIKKPRKWLNATWTPRILFAVVIGFVMIDGYYRTSGTNSIIEIGEPFEMAIVYTLALLGILGTHELGHIIAAKSHKLKTSWPYFIPGLPIVGIPTFGAFIQSKGLTINRNILFDVAIAGPIAGLAIAIIVSLYGAYTAPILDQEIAEGLFAEQVLVEWEQGEPLLMTASLAVFGKGGPGHEVIMTPVMFAAWIGFLITFLNLLPAWQLDGGHMARTLLGQKIHRYATYGSMLILVLLNYWLMAILILVMSMKNPSATPLDDVSPLTKNRKLAYIGIIVLAVLCAPLPSGLFSGILP; encoded by the coding sequence ATGGTTGAAGATTCTCAAGATGGCGTAATTTCATTGGTTAATTCAATTTTTGATGTGGAAGAATTTACAAAAACAGAATTTACATTACAATTTAAAATTAATAATTCAGAATTTCAAACAAAATTTGAAGATTTAGCCAGAGCCTTAGAAAACATGAGTTATGTTTGCAAAGTAGTAAAAAATGATGAAGGGATATTGATTGAAGTTCAAAAATTTACAATAAAAAAACCAAGAAAATGGCTCAATGCAACATGGACACCACGAATATTGTTTGCAGTTGTAATTGGATTTGTAATGATTGACGGGTATTATAGGACATCAGGTACAAATTCGATTATAGAGATTGGAGAGCCATTTGAAATGGCAATTGTGTATACACTTGCACTTTTAGGAATTTTAGGAACACATGAACTTGGTCACATCATTGCAGCTAAATCACATAAACTAAAAACAAGTTGGCCTTACTTTATTCCAGGGTTGCCAATAGTTGGAATTCCTACATTTGGTGCATTCATTCAATCAAAAGGATTGACAATTAATCGTAATATCTTATTTGATGTAGCTATTGCAGGACCAATTGCAGGACTAGCAATTGCAATTATTGTATCACTTTATGGTGCATATACGGCTCCAATATTAGATCAAGAAATTGCAGAAGGACTATTTGCAGAACAGGTTTTGGTTGAATGGGAACAAGGAGAACCATTACTAATGACTGCAAGTTTAGCTGTGTTTGGTAAAGGAGGTCCAGGTCACGAAGTAATTATGACACCAGTAATGTTTGCAGCATGGATTGGATTTTTAATTACATTTTTGAATTTACTTCCAGCATGGCAACTTGATGGTGGACACATGGCAAGAACTCTTTTGGGTCAAAAAATTCATAGATATGCCACATATGGTAGCATGTTGATACTTGTTTTGTTAAATTATTGGCTCATGGCAATCTTAATTTTAGTTATGTCAATGAAAAACCCAAGTGCAACACCACTTGACGATGTCTCACCTCTTACAAAAAATAGAAAACTGGCATATATCGGAATTATAGTATTAGCGGTTTTGTGTGCACCATTACCATCAGGATTGTTTTCAGGTATTTTACCTTAG
- a CDS encoding transcriptional regulator, which yields MPEIWLNYGITDVVLDIKAENLEQKIDSDGKILDDQAIMEKLNTLDLSKPMELVVLHNSKSILKIITSLFTLCEQKSKPFPKILTDKKILNLVKSGLPEGSSINEFDDVEIKNSNLVFMGEMGFDGLFGYETVATRLIKKFGEESMLSAYAKRQSNLPTPGQYTESLTEAKKFADNFEIQAIEIIANSEGILDFTIAHPSKTLSTTKTLESNSIKDIGEHKTIIMSTGKDASNDTLGNSLSSLWNCSNAIKKDGLAILVAECKSGLGSDAIQQYIEDRLTLEQLRNPTKYINGMEDLLYLSEIQKNFQIGLVSILPEFYAKKLDMISLPGIKYSMDYILKTQGARQKVTVVADGARLFLR from the coding sequence ATGCCTGAAATTTGGTTAAATTATGGGATTACAGACGTTGTTTTGGATATAAAGGCAGAGAATTTAGAGCAAAAAATTGATTCTGATGGCAAAATTCTAGATGATCAAGCAATTATGGAGAAACTCAATACTTTGGATTTATCCAAACCCATGGAACTAGTAGTTTTACATAACTCCAAATCGATTCTCAAAATTATTACAAGTCTATTCACTCTGTGCGAACAAAAATCTAAACCCTTTCCAAAAATTTTGACTGACAAAAAAATCCTAAATTTAGTTAAATCTGGTTTGCCTGAAGGTAGTTCAATAAACGAATTTGATGATGTTGAAATTAAAAATTCTAATCTTGTTTTTATGGGAGAGATGGGATTTGATGGTTTATTTGGATATGAAACTGTTGCAACTCGTTTAATCAAAAAATTCGGAGAAGAATCTATGCTTTCAGCTTATGCTAAAAGACAAAGTAATCTTCCAACACCTGGACAATATACAGAAAGTTTAACCGAGGCAAAAAAATTTGCAGATAATTTTGAGATACAAGCAATTGAAATTATTGCAAATTCTGAAGGAATACTTGACTTTACAATTGCTCATCCTTCAAAAACACTTTCTACAACAAAAACTCTAGAATCAAATTCAATCAAAGATATTGGTGAGCATAAAACAATAATCATGAGTACTGGTAAAGATGCAAGTAACGACACATTGGGAAATTCTTTATCGTCTCTTTGGAATTGTTCAAATGCTATCAAAAAAGATGGGTTGGCAATTTTAGTTGCTGAATGTAAAAGTGGTTTAGGTTCAGATGCTATTCAACAATATATTGAAGATAGATTAACACTTGAACAGTTAAGGAATCCTACCAAATACATTAACGGAATGGAAGATTTACTTTATCTTTCTGAAATACAAAAGAATTTTCAAATTGGCCTAGTTTCAATTCTACCTGAATTTTATGCAAAAAAACTTGATATGATTTCTTTACCTGGAATAAAATATTCTATGGATTATATTTTAAAAACACAGGGTGCAAGACAAAAAGTTACAGTAGTTGCAGATGGTGCTAGACTCTTTCTAAGGTAA
- a CDS encoding class I SAM-dependent methyltransferase, producing MLKKSLESVLTSQESNELISAFDQIGNIIIVRIPDSLLSKKKIIGETLLNEVKIVKSVFYQSSAVEGDFRTRNLEILAGEDNTETEYKEFGCKFIVDVENAFFSPRLSTERERIAKLTQDGEVITNMFAGVGMFSIMAAKKKKCTVYSLDLNPIASKLCERNIAINKLAGEVISINGNASKIIEEQLIDKSDRTLTLLPERSDEFLDSAISTTKNGGIIHYYSHIHADKKSEAGKLTEEHYKKITPVKSEILGSKIVRAVGPRYYQTVVDVKITK from the coding sequence ATGCTAAAAAAATCACTAGAAAGCGTTCTAACATCACAAGAAAGTAATGAATTGATTTCAGCATTTGATCAAATTGGAAATATAATCATTGTTAGAATCCCAGACTCACTATTATCAAAGAAAAAAATTATTGGTGAAACTCTACTAAATGAGGTAAAAATTGTAAAAAGTGTATTTTATCAATCATCGGCAGTAGAGGGAGATTTTCGCACCAGAAATCTAGAAATTTTAGCCGGAGAGGACAATACGGAAACAGAGTACAAAGAATTTGGGTGTAAATTTATTGTGGATGTAGAAAATGCATTTTTCTCGCCTCGATTATCAACAGAAAGAGAAAGAATTGCAAAATTAACTCAGGATGGGGAAGTAATTACAAACATGTTTGCAGGCGTCGGAATGTTTTCTATAATGGCTGCAAAAAAGAAAAAATGTACAGTATATAGTCTAGATTTAAATCCAATTGCATCAAAACTTTGTGAAAGAAATATTGCAATTAACAAACTAGCAGGAGAAGTGATTTCAATTAATGGTAATGCATCAAAAATTATTGAAGAGCAATTAATCGATAAATCAGACAGAACATTGACATTATTACCAGAAAGATCAGATGAATTTTTAGATTCTGCAATCAGTACAACAAAAAATGGCGGTATCATTCATTATTATTCTCACATTCATGCAGATAAAAAATCTGAAGCTGGGAAATTAACAGAGGAACATTATAAAAAAATCACACCAGTAAAATCAGAAATTCTTGGATCAAAAATTGTAAGAGCTGTAGGTCCAAGATATTATCAAACTGTTGTAGATGTTAAAATCACTAAGTAG
- the pyrE gene encoding orotate phosphoribosyltransferase, whose protein sequence is MEFVKEFVTFLHQKEIIKFGDFTLASGKSSSYYVDLRLVPSYPHEFRMMVKYLENQITEDIGLENFESIVSVPTGGLVIASALAIETVKPLIYVRSKPKDYGTSKSVEGKIHESMRVVMIDDVATTGGSVVNAIKSLTEVNVPVKDAYVIVDRMEGATEALKELGVKMHSILNILQITEILYEQKLINVEILDKVKKQISK, encoded by the coding sequence ATGGAGTTTGTGAAAGAATTTGTGACCTTTTTACATCAAAAGGAGATAATTAAGTTTGGAGACTTTACACTAGCCAGTGGGAAAAGTAGTTCATATTATGTTGATTTAAGATTAGTTCCTAGCTATCCTCATGAATTTAGGATGATGGTAAAATATCTGGAAAATCAAATAACTGAAGACATCGGACTGGAAAATTTTGAAAGTATTGTTTCTGTACCAACAGGAGGATTAGTTATTGCTTCAGCATTAGCAATTGAAACAGTAAAACCACTAATCTATGTAAGAAGTAAACCAAAGGATTATGGAACTTCAAAATCGGTTGAAGGAAAAATTCATGAGAGTATGAGAGTTGTGATGATAGATGATGTTGCAACTACGGGAGGTTCAGTTGTAAATGCAATAAAATCACTTACAGAAGTAAATGTTCCAGTTAAAGATGCATATGTAATTGTAGACAGAATGGAAGGAGCTACTGAAGCCTTGAAAGAACTTGGAGTAAAAATGCACTCAATTCTAAATATCTTACAAATTACAGAAATATTATATGAACAAAAATTGATTAATGTAGAAATTTTAGATAAGGTAAAAAAGCAAATTAGTAAATAA
- a CDS encoding leucyl aminopeptidase: MKIKRDSSAKRKTELLCGFVLEDSNKVLGLPKVDSKTTSSINQSLKDMNGKLGKLTIIPIPGKKQAQRILLAGLGKKENITNDTIRFVSGKIAQTARELKLKEFSIIVPPTFVNDSVSSISQIVEGAKMSLYKFDKFKAEKVDKSPDMTIIVSKSSKISKAIKIAESVADGAIFTKSIANLPPNECTPTTLANFAKNISKKNKMKCTVISQPELKKKGFGGITAVGKGSKNEPKLITMEHNNGPKNQKPIVLVGKAVTFDTGGISLKPGQSMDEMKFDKCGGCTVLGIMKSVSELKLPINVVGIIPSVENMPGGEAYRPGDIIKLYNGKTAEILNTDAEGRLILADALAYGEKQYSPKAIIDFATLTGACIIALGNNVAAIVSNNEQLTEKITTSSKTTTEEIWELPLTQDYMDMIKSDVADIKNIGIGRAAGTITAAAFLKSAIKDTPWAHLDIAGVAWTQGAATKDKPYNPKGATGFGVRLILDYLQKL, translated from the coding sequence ATGAAGATAAAAAGAGACAGTTCTGCAAAAAGAAAAACAGAACTTCTATGTGGATTTGTTTTAGAAGATTCGAATAAAGTTTTAGGATTACCAAAAGTTGATTCTAAGACAACGTCATCAATAAATCAATCATTAAAAGATATGAACGGTAAACTTGGAAAATTAACAATTATTCCAATTCCAGGAAAAAAACAGGCTCAAAGAATCCTTCTTGCAGGTCTTGGAAAAAAAGAAAACATTACAAACGATACAATAAGATTTGTTTCAGGTAAAATTGCACAAACTGCAAGAGAATTAAAATTAAAAGAATTTTCAATCATAGTCCCTCCAACTTTTGTAAATGATTCAGTTTCATCAATTTCCCAAATTGTGGAAGGTGCAAAAATGTCATTATACAAATTTGATAAATTTAAAGCTGAAAAAGTAGATAAATCACCAGACATGACAATCATAGTTTCTAAATCAAGTAAGATTTCAAAAGCAATCAAAATTGCTGAGTCTGTTGCAGATGGTGCAATATTTACAAAAAGTATTGCAAATTTACCTCCAAACGAATGCACACCTACAACATTAGCAAATTTTGCTAAAAATATTTCAAAAAAGAATAAAATGAAATGTACTGTAATTTCGCAACCAGAATTAAAGAAAAAAGGTTTTGGTGGAATTACAGCAGTAGGTAAAGGAAGTAAGAATGAACCAAAATTAATTACAATGGAGCACAACAATGGACCTAAGAATCAAAAACCAATTGTATTAGTTGGAAAAGCAGTTACATTTGATACTGGTGGAATTTCATTAAAACCCGGTCAAAGTATGGATGAAATGAAGTTTGACAAATGTGGAGGATGTACAGTGCTAGGAATAATGAAATCAGTTTCAGAATTAAAATTGCCAATTAATGTAGTGGGAATTATACCTTCAGTAGAAAATATGCCAGGAGGAGAAGCATATAGACCTGGCGACATAATAAAACTATACAATGGAAAAACTGCAGAAATTCTAAATACAGATGCAGAAGGTAGGCTCATTTTAGCAGATGCATTAGCTTATGGTGAAAAACAATATTCACCAAAGGCAATAATTGATTTTGCAACTTTAACAGGTGCATGCATCATAGCTCTTGGAAATAATGTAGCTGCAATTGTTTCAAATAATGAACAATTAACAGAAAAAATTACAACATCATCTAAAACAACAACAGAAGAAATTTGGGAGTTACCACTAACACAAGACTATATGGATATGATAAAATCAGATGTTGCAGATATTAAGAATATTGGAATTGGAAGAGCTGCTGGAACTATAACAGCTGCTGCATTTTTGAAAAGTGCAATTAAAGATACACCATGGGCACATCTAGATATTGCAGGTGTTGCTTGGACTCAAGGAGCAGCAACAAAAGATAAGCCATACAATCCAAAAGGTGCAACAGGATTTGGTGTTAGATTGATTTTAGACTATTTACAGAAATTATAA
- a CDS encoding ribulose-phosphate 3-epimerase encodes MGLNYYQIKKNILRARKLVIKATNTAGSGHPGGSFSMAEILGCLFNKHLKFDPQNPQWEDRDRLVLSKGHAAPGLFSNMAVAGYFPESEIETLRKFGSKLQGHPDLKCPGVEFCGGSLGTGLSYSVGIALAAKIDSKDHHVYTIIGDGESDEGQVWEAAMTATKYKVDNLTAFLDRNFIQQDSYTEKIMPLDEKLESDDITEMWKDASRWKTGDKWRSFGWNVLEIDGHRVEQIDAAITKANATKGVPTIIISRTIKGKSLEHMEDNPQWHGKAPDSDVVPIINSELDSQFLIAPSIIAGDMSNLENEVKRCVTGRSDLIHLDVMDGQFVPTKTFDHNKIKELRPLTVIPFDTHLMINDPVKHVRDYIDAGSDIVTVHAEVTDESSFGEIHDTLKQNQVGVGFAINPDTELPEWSYKFLSTLDQLIVMSVVPGKSGQKYIEETHSKMARLNSILSEHNFSGCIEADGGVNIENIGSVFADGARAFVGGGAIIGQQDVRAAIKDFRNAVLKSRRRMLLDQANQLGGSDLVNKWIGLHVIGAKQEEIKKIAKEVGYL; translated from the coding sequence ATGGGCCTGAATTATTATCAAATTAAAAAAAATATTCTAAGAGCTCGTAAATTAGTAATAAAGGCAACTAATACTGCAGGTTCTGGACATCCAGGTGGCTCATTTTCAATGGCTGAAATTTTGGGTTGTTTATTTAACAAACATTTGAAATTTGACCCTCAAAATCCTCAATGGGAAGATCGTGATAGATTAGTATTATCAAAAGGTCACGCTGCACCTGGATTATTTTCTAATATGGCCGTAGCTGGATATTTTCCTGAGTCTGAAATTGAAACTTTACGAAAATTTGGCAGTAAATTACAAGGTCATCCCGATTTGAAATGTCCTGGTGTTGAATTTTGTGGAGGCTCACTTGGTACGGGATTATCTTATTCTGTTGGAATTGCACTTGCTGCAAAAATTGATTCTAAAGATCATCATGTCTATACGATAATTGGTGATGGTGAATCTGATGAAGGCCAAGTTTGGGAAGCTGCAATGACAGCTACAAAATACAAAGTTGATAATCTAACTGCTTTTCTTGATAGAAATTTTATTCAACAGGACTCTTACACTGAAAAAATAATGCCATTAGATGAAAAATTAGAGAGTGATGATATTACAGAAATGTGGAAAGATGCATCACGATGGAAGACTGGTGATAAATGGAGATCATTTGGTTGGAATGTTCTTGAAATTGATGGACATAGAGTTGAACAAATTGATGCAGCAATAACAAAAGCAAATGCAACTAAAGGAGTTCCTACAATTATTATTTCTAGAACTATCAAGGGAAAGTCTTTGGAACATATGGAAGACAATCCACAATGGCATGGTAAAGCCCCGGATTCTGATGTTGTTCCTATAATTAATTCTGAATTAGATTCTCAATTTTTGATTGCTCCTTCAATTATTGCAGGTGATATGTCTAATTTAGAAAATGAAGTTAAGAGATGTGTAACTGGAAGATCTGATTTAATTCATCTTGATGTCATGGACGGTCAATTTGTTCCGACAAAAACTTTTGATCATAATAAAATTAAAGAACTTCGACCATTAACTGTAATTCCATTTGATACACACCTTATGATAAATGATCCTGTAAAACATGTGAGGGATTACATAGATGCTGGTAGTGATATAGTCACAGTCCATGCCGAAGTAACTGATGAGTCTAGTTTTGGAGAGATTCATGATACTTTAAAACAAAATCAAGTTGGTGTTGGTTTTGCTATAAACCCCGATACTGAATTACCTGAATGGTCTTACAAATTTTTGTCAACATTGGATCAACTAATTGTCATGTCTGTTGTTCCTGGAAAATCTGGTCAAAAATACATTGAAGAAACTCATTCCAAAATGGCTAGATTGAACTCTATTCTTAGTGAACACAATTTTTCAGGCTGCATCGAGGCTGATGGAGGTGTAAATATTGAAAATATAGGCTCTGTATTTGCAGATGGTGCACGTGCTTTTGTCGGTGGCGGTGCAATTATTGGACAACAAGATGTTAGAGCTGCAATCAAAGATTTTAGAAATGCAGTTTTAAAATCAAGGCGACGAATGTTACTTGATCAAGCAAATCAATTGGGTGGTTCAGATTTAGTGAACAAGTGGATTGGATTGCATGTTATTGGTGCAAAACAAGAAGAAATTAAAAAAATTGCAAAGGAGGTAGGGTATCTATGA
- a CDS encoding transketolase family protein — protein MNDPIMTDMRSEYSKSLIQVGHENSNVVVLGADTTDSLKTSGFGKQFPDRFFNVGIAEANLVTMSAGLAVSGKVSFASTYAIFLPGRAVDQIRNNIAYPSPPGKKGLNVKLVTSHGGLSVGPDGGSHQQIEDIAIMRVIPNFRVFIPADTIAVSKLTNLMASEYGPFYMRMARSKTPLVHSESQEFKIGKGITVRDGSDCTIAACGITVRMALEAAEMLQEDGISCRVLDMFSIKPIDGEILEKAARETGCIVTTEEHNILGGMGSAVAESVSESYPVPIKRIGAQDMFGESARDAEIPLLLEKHGITSFNMAKQAKELRSKKI, from the coding sequence ATGAATGACCCCATAATGACTGACATGCGTTCAGAATACTCAAAGTCATTAATTCAAGTTGGACATGAAAATTCAAATGTTGTTGTTTTAGGAGCTGATACAACTGATTCATTAAAAACTTCTGGATTTGGAAAACAATTTCCTGATAGATTTTTCAATGTTGGTATTGCTGAAGCAAATTTAGTTACAATGTCCGCAGGATTGGCTGTATCTGGAAAAGTTTCTTTTGCAAGTACTTATGCAATTTTTTTACCTGGAAGGGCTGTTGATCAAATTAGAAATAACATTGCATATCCTTCACCTCCAGGAAAAAAAGGACTTAATGTAAAATTGGTTACATCACATGGGGGTTTGTCTGTTGGACCTGATGGAGGGTCACATCAACAAATTGAAGACATTGCAATAATGAGGGTTATTCCAAACTTTCGTGTTTTTATTCCTGCTGATACAATTGCTGTTTCAAAATTAACTAATTTGATGGCATCTGAATATGGACCATTTTACATGAGAATGGCAAGATCAAAAACCCCTTTAGTTCATTCAGAATCACAAGAATTCAAAATTGGTAAAGGAATAACTGTTAGAGATGGTTCTGATTGTACAATTGCTGCATGTGGAATAACTGTTAGAATGGCATTAGAAGCTGCTGAGATGTTACAAGAAGATGGAATTTCTTGTCGAGTTTTAGATATGTTTTCAATCAAGCCTATTGATGGGGAAATTTTGGAAAAGGCCGCAAGAGAAACTGGATGTATAGTTACAACTGAAGAACATAATATTCTTGGTGGAATGGGTTCAGCAGTGGCAGAATCTGTTTCTGAATCTTATCCTGTTCCAATTAAAAGAATTGGAGCCCAGGACATGTTTGGTGAATCTGCACGTGATGCTGAAATTCCATTACTTTTAGAAAAGCATGGGATTACATCTTTTAATATGGCAAAACAAGCTAAAGAATTAAGGAGTAAAAAAATATGA